In Mongoliitalea daihaiensis, one DNA window encodes the following:
- a CDS encoding sensor histidine kinase has product MKKIADELKLYRILDSEKEVFFDKITEISTAFTGCEVGLVVFLDNHRQWFKASTGLDLVETPMEYSLCKELVGTDLDILIIPDLSSDPYFENHPALMEFGIKFYAGAAIYSASNILLGTVCVMDKQPRSLKDFQIDFLKNQAEQVRQMLELRRKTFQLEKEKQALEVWRSFTEMSAVLGGVGGLIINLAKQKLHWWPTNNTLFEMPYDTVISFGDFESEDVSHLKINHLDEFFAKLKALVFDKGREEGTYLFEAKKLQKIFKITYKREADLFLVFIHDETKHILSQQEINKQNKLIHKLERVSDLGAWEFDLLNRELLVTSNFKKILNFPSDATLSELELKKCFSVDTWSQIVKNCTRSIYSHTPLTNIYSITTFNGSQKWLKVYAEPVEHEDQVVRLTGSAQDVTEDILLVQALKEKVSDIESKNRYLDGLVNNQSFFIFKTNLEGEITFYNTFYEEKFIKSGSSLIGHQALDIIHEGDRELCLETIKKAIASPGKIFKVKFRSVSKTGEILVGIWDFRCQGSDNNMGAEILCLGCDISELEEKSSRLQQLSHFSGFLNNKLIEFSNITSHNIRSQVSNLKGLLVLLEFAEDSTEKAEYIQFMNQTVSNLDKLLHKIIEALAINNVENNQKERIELKSFINSIVEESFPLFGSTKAKLTIACDQEMNVLLNRSYLQSVFVKLLTNAIDYKDPQRDLDVLVEAFVCPKNERVFVIKITDNGLGMEIDPDPSKLFRLYQTNHEISGSKGFGLFFVKNIIEYMGGIISIDSQVNLGTTIKIELPYDN; this is encoded by the coding sequence ATGAAGAAAATAGCAGACGAGTTAAAGTTGTATAGAATTTTGGATTCGGAGAAGGAAGTGTTTTTTGATAAAATCACTGAAATTTCTACCGCGTTTACTGGTTGTGAGGTAGGCTTAGTCGTTTTTTTGGACAATCATCGGCAATGGTTTAAGGCATCCACTGGATTAGATCTTGTGGAAACTCCTATGGAATATTCACTTTGCAAAGAGTTGGTGGGTACTGATCTTGATATACTCATAATTCCTGACCTTTCTTCAGATCCGTATTTTGAAAACCATCCAGCATTAATGGAATTTGGTATTAAGTTTTACGCTGGTGCGGCTATTTATTCAGCCTCCAATATACTCCTAGGTACGGTATGCGTCATGGACAAACAGCCCCGGTCTTTGAAAGACTTTCAAATAGACTTCTTGAAAAATCAGGCTGAACAAGTTAGGCAAATGCTTGAATTGCGAAGAAAGACCTTTCAATTGGAAAAAGAGAAACAAGCCTTGGAGGTTTGGCGCTCTTTTACTGAGATGTCAGCAGTTTTAGGTGGGGTAGGTGGTTTGATAATCAATCTTGCTAAACAAAAGCTCCATTGGTGGCCGACAAATAACACTTTGTTTGAAATGCCTTATGACACCGTTATTTCATTTGGGGATTTTGAAAGTGAAGACGTTTCTCATCTAAAAATCAATCACTTGGATGAATTTTTTGCTAAACTGAAAGCACTTGTTTTTGACAAGGGTAGAGAAGAAGGAACGTATTTATTTGAAGCTAAAAAACTGCAAAAGATCTTCAAGATTACTTATAAAAGAGAAGCTGATCTTTTCTTAGTGTTTATCCATGATGAAACCAAACACATTCTCTCTCAACAAGAAATCAACAAACAAAATAAGCTAATTCATAAATTAGAGCGTGTAAGTGACCTTGGAGCATGGGAATTTGATTTGTTGAATCGGGAGTTGCTTGTAACTTCTAATTTTAAAAAAATACTCAATTTTCCTTCTGATGCGACGCTTTCTGAGCTGGAGCTTAAAAAGTGTTTTAGTGTAGATACATGGTCTCAGATTGTAAAAAATTGTACAAGAAGTATATATTCCCATACGCCTTTAACGAATATATATTCCATAACTACATTTAATGGAAGTCAAAAATGGCTGAAGGTATATGCGGAGCCAGTAGAACATGAAGATCAAGTCGTAAGACTGACAGGCAGTGCTCAAGATGTAACTGAAGACATTTTGCTAGTGCAGGCACTCAAAGAAAAGGTGAGCGATATCGAAAGTAAAAATAGATATTTGGATGGTTTAGTTAATAATCAATCCTTCTTTATTTTTAAGACTAATTTAGAAGGCGAAATCACATTTTACAATACCTTTTATGAAGAGAAGTTTATCAAAAGTGGGAGCTCTCTTATAGGTCATCAGGCTTTGGACATCATCCATGAGGGTGATCGAGAATTATGTCTTGAGACAATTAAAAAAGCAATAGCTTCTCCGGGTAAGATTTTTAAAGTTAAATTTCGCTCAGTTTCCAAAACAGGAGAAATATTGGTAGGTATTTGGGATTTTCGCTGTCAAGGTTCCGATAATAATATGGGCGCAGAAATCCTTTGTTTGGGGTGTGATATTTCTGAATTGGAAGAAAAAAGTTCACGACTGCAGCAGTTGTCACATTTTTCTGGGTTTCTGAATAACAAATTAATTGAGTTCAGTAACATTACTTCCCATAATATCCGGTCTCAAGTAAGTAATTTGAAAGGGCTATTGGTATTATTGGAATTTGCTGAAGATTCTACTGAAAAAGCAGAGTACATACAATTCATGAATCAAACAGTCAGTAACCTGGACAAATTATTACACAAGATCATTGAAGCTTTAGCAATTAATAACGTTGAAAATAATCAGAAAGAGCGCATTGAATTGAAAAGTTTTATCAATTCAATCGTTGAAGAAAGCTTCCCACTCTTCGGTTCTACAAAAGCTAAGCTTACCATTGCTTGCGATCAAGAGATGAATGTTTTGCTTAACCGATCGTATTTACAAAGTGTTTTTGTTAAGTTATTGACCAATGCCATTGACTATAAGGACCCTCAACGGGATTTGGATGTTTTGGTGGAAGCCTTTGTATGCCCCAAAAATGAAAGGGTATTTGTAATAAAAATTACGGATAATGGCCTTGGAATGGAAATAGATCCTGATCCTTCCAAATTATTTCGCTTGTATCAAACAAACCATGAAATTTCTGGGAGTAAAGGGTTTGGTCTTTTCTTTGTAAAGAATATTATAGAGTACATGGGTGGCATTATATCCATTGACAGTCAAGTAAATTTAGGTACAACCATCAAAATTGAGCTTCCATATGATAATTGA
- a CDS encoding response regulator — protein sequence MIIDTIILVDDDPLAILISKSLLQKSEVLNEGIQLHTFTKPQAALEYMQTFASVPNRSAVVLLDINMPVMDGFQLLAALEKSNTSAAFKVIMLTSSISLQDKERAESFPSVVDYFSKPLDFNKIDFIRSLLKAG from the coding sequence ATGATAATTGATACCATCATCCTAGTAGATGATGATCCCTTAGCTATCTTAATTTCCAAAAGTTTATTGCAAAAGTCGGAAGTTTTAAATGAAGGTATTCAGCTGCATACATTCACAAAACCTCAAGCAGCATTGGAGTATATGCAAACATTTGCCAGTGTGCCAAATCGTAGTGCTGTTGTATTATTGGATATCAACATGCCTGTAATGGACGGCTTTCAATTATTAGCTGCATTGGAGAAGTCTAACACTTCCGCTGCATTCAAAGTAATCATGCTTACCTCATCCATATCCCTTCAAGATAAGGAAAGAGCTGAGAGCTTTCCTTCTGTAGTGGATTATTTTTCCAAGCCATTGGACTTCAACAAAATTGATTTTATTCGGTCACTTTTGAAGGCTGGCTAA
- a CDS encoding circularly permuted type 2 ATP-grasp protein, protein MDTNLYHPKGFYDEMFSSDGACRPHYCDFLEILKKTSAKKMAHLQHSANKTQVAMGMTFNVYHDNQGVEKILHLDIVPRIIAHAEWKHLEAGLKQRIYALNLFIHDMYNDQKALKDKIIPKDLILGSKDYLKACQGLIPPKDIWCHITGTDLVKDKDGEYYILEDNLRCPSGVSYMLESREIIKTAYPDLFNKLGVMPVSDYPAKLLKMLQFISNKDRPVVGVLTPGIYNSAYFEHSYLALQMGVELVSGVDLITKGKKVYMQTTKGLEQIDVLYRRIDDTFLDPLTFNPHSLLGVPGIFEAYKAGNIALANAPGTGIADDKAVYAYVPRLIKYYLGEEPILNNVPTYLCREEKDRQYVLDHIEDLVVKETNAAGGYGMLIGPKSTQEEHAKFRQLIKDNPTNYIAQPTLSLSTVPTWTEDGLEPRHVDLRPYILYGEDIEVIPGALTRVALKKGSLVVNSSQGGGSKDTWVLYSDEGNTPSI, encoded by the coding sequence ATGGATACTAATTTATACCACCCAAAGGGGTTTTACGATGAAATGTTTTCAAGTGACGGAGCTTGTAGACCACATTACTGTGATTTTTTAGAGATTTTGAAAAAAACCAGTGCAAAGAAGATGGCGCACCTTCAACACTCCGCTAACAAAACTCAGGTGGCCATGGGCATGACTTTTAATGTGTACCACGACAATCAGGGAGTTGAAAAAATTCTTCACTTAGATATTGTTCCAAGAATTATTGCACATGCGGAATGGAAGCATTTAGAGGCTGGATTAAAACAACGGATCTATGCATTGAATTTGTTTATACATGACATGTATAATGATCAGAAAGCGTTAAAGGATAAAATTATCCCGAAGGATTTGATTTTGGGTAGTAAAGACTACTTAAAAGCTTGTCAGGGATTGATACCTCCCAAAGATATATGGTGCCACATCACAGGGACAGACCTTGTCAAGGATAAAGATGGAGAATACTATATTTTGGAAGATAATCTGCGCTGTCCTTCAGGTGTTTCCTACATGCTGGAGAGTAGAGAAATTATCAAAACAGCCTATCCAGACTTGTTCAATAAGCTAGGAGTGATGCCTGTATCGGATTATCCTGCCAAACTGTTGAAAATGCTTCAATTCATTTCCAATAAGGATAGACCAGTAGTAGGGGTATTAACACCCGGTATATATAATTCCGCCTATTTTGAGCATTCCTACCTAGCCTTGCAAATGGGGGTAGAATTGGTGTCTGGTGTCGATCTTATTACCAAAGGGAAAAAGGTCTATATGCAAACCACCAAAGGATTAGAGCAAATTGATGTGCTTTACAGGAGAATTGATGATACGTTTTTAGATCCGTTGACTTTCAATCCACACTCACTTTTGGGCGTTCCTGGGATCTTTGAGGCCTACAAAGCAGGAAATATTGCCTTGGCAAATGCGCCCGGTACAGGAATCGCAGATGATAAGGCGGTATATGCTTACGTGCCAAGATTAATCAAGTATTACTTGGGAGAAGAACCTATCTTGAATAATGTCCCAACCTATCTCTGTAGGGAAGAAAAAGATCGTCAATATGTGTTGGACCATATCGAAGATTTAGTGGTCAAAGAAACCAACGCAGCCGGTGGTTATGGTATGTTGATAGGTCCTAAATCCACTCAAGAGGAACATGCCAAGTTCAGACAGTTGATTAAGGACAATCCTACAAATTACATCGCACAACCCACCCTTTCTCTTTCAACTGTTCCTACATGGACCGAGGATGGTTTAGAGCCAAGACACGTAGATCTCCGACCGTACATTTTGTATGGAGAAGATATTGAAGTAATCCCGGGTGCGCTGACTCGCGTTGCTTTGAAAAAAGGGTCCTTGGTTGTCAATAGTTCACAAGGTGGAGGAAGCAAGGATACTTGGGTTCTTTACAGCGATGAAGGAAATACCCCATCAATTTAA
- a CDS encoding alpha-E domain-containing protein, with amino-acid sequence MLSRVGNSIYWLGRYLERAENYARFLDVNFNLMLDLPQDLKAQWEPLVYATGDHELYLKKSNQFDRKSVIYFLTFDEDNPNSIFSSISYARENARVIRENLTKETWEKLNELYHFVKKRAEKKELGKEDPRVFFESIKNQILLLYGLADSTVARTEGWHFRQLGMFLERADKTSRMVDVKYHMLLPSPNWVGTPLDFLHWTALLKSVTAFNTYRRLYGNIEPSAVVEFLLLNKFFPRSVFFCIKEAERCLHNISGNKETGFRNSAEKSVGELRSKLEFTDVEEIIEVGLHEYIDQLQIKINQISNRINDNFFQIKDNFSIQNSVQE; translated from the coding sequence ATGTTAAGTAGAGTAGGAAACTCCATTTATTGGCTAGGTAGATATCTGGAAAGAGCTGAAAACTATGCGCGGTTTTTGGATGTGAATTTTAATTTGATGTTGGACCTTCCTCAGGATCTAAAGGCACAATGGGAGCCCTTGGTTTATGCCACAGGTGATCATGAACTGTATTTGAAAAAATCCAATCAGTTTGATCGAAAGTCCGTCATATATTTCCTGACTTTTGATGAGGACAACCCGAATTCAATATTTTCATCCATCAGTTACGCTCGTGAAAATGCACGCGTAATTCGTGAAAATCTTACCAAAGAAACTTGGGAAAAGTTAAACGAGCTCTACCATTTCGTGAAAAAACGCGCTGAGAAAAAAGAGCTCGGAAAAGAAGATCCAAGAGTATTTTTTGAAAGTATCAAAAATCAAATTTTGTTGTTATACGGATTGGCAGACAGTACAGTAGCCCGAACAGAAGGCTGGCATTTCCGTCAATTGGGGATGTTTTTGGAACGTGCAGACAAAACAAGCCGAATGGTGGATGTGAAATACCACATGTTGCTCCCTTCTCCTAACTGGGTAGGAACGCCTCTGGATTTTCTTCACTGGACAGCGCTGCTAAAATCTGTCACAGCATTTAATACCTACCGAAGGCTCTATGGAAATATAGAACCCTCTGCTGTAGTGGAATTTTTGCTGCTCAATAAGTTTTTTCCAAGATCTGTTTTTTTCTGTATTAAAGAGGCTGAAAGGTGCTTGCACAATATTTCAGGAAATAAAGAAACAGGATTTAGAAATTCTGCAGAAAAATCTGTCGGTGAACTCCGTTCAAAATTAGAATTTACAGATGTAGAGGAGATCATCGAAGTAGGTTTACATGAATACATCGATCAACTTCAAATAAAAATAAATCAGATTTCTAATCGCATTAATGATAACTTCTTCCAAATAAAGGATAACTTTAGCATTCAAAATTCAGTACAAGAATGA
- a CDS encoding peptidase has translation MTFCLGIKTKFGIIGLSDTRITSGTETTTSKKVFTVNRDKHSFFIMTSGLRSVRDKAITYFSEVIEEQDQEFTKLYKAVNEFGNQVKRVAKEDQAFLEAGGLSFNLFSIIGGQLEDDKTPKLYLLYPQGNWIEIRRGTPFVSIGNTGAGNPVLRRSLTYEDSLEYALKCAFLAFDATRISANDVDFPIDTVYLENDQYHIVEKRFDKKELEHISEFWNDRIKEGIRALPAEVLMKIFENQEKAAT, from the coding sequence ATGACCTTTTGCTTAGGAATCAAAACCAAATTTGGAATTATTGGGCTTTCAGATACCCGCATTACTTCAGGCACAGAAACGACTACATCCAAGAAGGTATTTACTGTCAACCGTGACAAACATTCCTTTTTCATCATGACATCGGGACTCCGCTCGGTGAGAGATAAGGCCATTACTTATTTTTCAGAAGTTATAGAAGAGCAAGACCAAGAATTCACCAAACTTTACAAAGCGGTAAATGAGTTTGGGAATCAGGTGAAGCGAGTAGCAAAGGAAGATCAAGCGTTTTTGGAAGCAGGAGGCTTATCCTTTAACTTGTTTTCCATTATCGGGGGGCAGTTGGAAGATGATAAAACACCGAAACTTTACTTATTATACCCGCAAGGTAATTGGATTGAAATCAGAAGAGGAACACCCTTTGTTTCCATTGGGAATACAGGTGCAGGAAACCCTGTCTTAAGACGCTCGCTGACATACGAAGATTCTTTGGAGTATGCTTTGAAATGTGCTTTTTTGGCTTTTGATGCCACCCGTATCTCAGCAAATGATGTCGATTTCCCAATCGATACGGTATACCTTGAAAATGATCAGTACCACATCGTTGAAAAGCGATTTGACAAAAAAGAACTGGAGCATATATCAGAATTTTGGAATGACCGCATCAAAGAAGGTATTCGGGCCTTACCGGCAGAAGTGTTGATGAAAATTTTTGAAAATCAAGAAAAAGCTGCAACCTGA
- a CDS encoding transglutaminase family protein, with protein MKLNIQHTTSYTYDQAVQLSVQVINLIPQFRSYYTVDQQQITITPHPVGLHTRLDIENNLHYQAWFEGATKQFHVEVAYELTLQEINPFGFIVKPSFVFTKTGISYESKDFLFLNHYLAIDALPAAVKDFSLRMLGGADSIVTFLVNLVEKLHADWKYEVRQEEGVWPAELTFSNKFGSCRDLAWMLIQMLRSLGFAARFISGYAFNPELEEGHELHAWAEVFLPGAGWIGLDPSLGLLTDHHYVPLACSADFERAAPLIGTFGGVATSSLETFVSMTTK; from the coding sequence ATGAAACTAAACATTCAGCATACGACCTCTTACACATACGATCAAGCCGTTCAGCTGAGTGTTCAAGTAATCAACCTCATCCCGCAATTTAGAAGTTACTATACGGTAGATCAACAACAAATCACGATCACGCCTCATCCAGTAGGATTGCATACCCGCTTGGATATTGAAAATAATTTGCATTATCAGGCTTGGTTTGAAGGGGCTACTAAACAATTCCATGTGGAGGTAGCCTACGAATTGACCCTGCAAGAAATCAATCCCTTTGGTTTTATTGTGAAGCCATCATTTGTGTTTACCAAAACAGGTATTTCCTATGAATCTAAGGACTTCCTTTTTTTAAACCACTATTTGGCGATTGATGCATTGCCTGCTGCGGTCAAAGATTTTTCCTTACGCATGCTTGGAGGCGCTGATAGTATCGTCACTTTTCTTGTCAACTTGGTTGAAAAATTACATGCTGATTGGAAGTACGAGGTAAGACAAGAAGAGGGAGTTTGGCCTGCGGAATTGACTTTCAGTAATAAGTTTGGTTCATGCAGAGACCTTGCTTGGATGCTCATACAAATGCTTCGCTCCCTAGGTTTCGCAGCCAGATTTATCAGCGGATATGCTTTCAATCCGGAATTGGAAGAAGGACATGAATTGCATGCATGGGCGGAGGTTTTTTTACCTGGAGCAGGTTGGATTGGATTAGATCCTAGTTTAGGGTTGTTGACTGATCATCATTACGTCCCACTTGCGTGCAGTGCAGATTTTGAACGTGCGGCACCATTAATTGGTACTTTTGGCGGAGTGGCTACCAGTAGCTTGGAAACTTTTGTTTCTATGACAACCAAATGA
- a CDS encoding metallophosphoesterase: protein MNTFGAAIFLAAVFLFATFLNWYVFQAIKTLSLSVAEEKNRTIISIVYWIIFQGLSVWLILTFLKVFRMGEITADIQTVMNIFLTIMVTQMVCILVLFGEDVLRNLQAGFQYVSGGFQGIPFPSRNKWVSLVAIMLATVPFFSFVYGIKYGKFNYQVKEEILYFDDLPAAFDGFRVVQISDIHSGSFKDDQGIQKGIELVKLQKADLFVFTGDLVNHKADEIEPFIPNFAQIKTPYGQFSIIGNHDYGDYVSWENAAAKKQNFERLQANHAKLGWKLLNDTHVKIEKEGQHIVLMGVENWGLGFKTQGDLNKALEGVESDDFKILLSHDPSHWEAEVKNHVMPIHLTLSGHTHGMQFGIETPLFRWSPVQYRYPNWAGLSESKGRYLYVNRGFGFHAFSGRVGIWPEITVIELRRKGE from the coding sequence ATGAACACATTCGGGGCGGCTATCTTTCTTGCCGCAGTCTTTTTATTTGCAACCTTTCTTAATTGGTATGTTTTTCAGGCAATTAAGACCTTAAGTCTTTCTGTTGCAGAGGAAAAAAATCGAACCATCATCTCAATCGTTTATTGGATCATCTTTCAGGGGCTATCGGTGTGGTTGATTCTCACGTTTTTGAAAGTATTTCGCATGGGTGAAATTACGGCCGATATTCAGACGGTGATGAATATATTTCTCACCATTATGGTTACCCAGATGGTGTGTATTTTAGTGCTTTTTGGGGAGGATGTACTCAGAAATCTCCAAGCAGGATTTCAATATGTGTCGGGAGGATTTCAGGGAATCCCTTTTCCTTCACGCAATAAATGGGTTTCTCTAGTGGCTATTATGCTGGCTACGGTCCCTTTTTTTTCCTTTGTCTATGGGATCAAATATGGGAAGTTCAATTACCAGGTGAAAGAAGAAATTTTATATTTCGATGATTTACCAGCAGCCTTTGATGGTTTTCGGGTTGTTCAGATTTCTGATATTCATTCGGGAAGTTTCAAAGATGATCAGGGAATTCAAAAAGGTATTGAGTTGGTTAAACTGCAAAAGGCAGATCTATTTGTATTTACGGGTGATTTGGTCAATCATAAGGCTGATGAAATTGAACCTTTTATCCCCAATTTTGCTCAAATCAAAACCCCTTATGGACAGTTTTCGATCATAGGAAATCACGATTATGGAGATTATGTAAGTTGGGAAAATGCAGCTGCAAAAAAGCAAAATTTCGAGCGACTTCAAGCGAATCATGCTAAATTGGGTTGGAAGCTTCTCAATGATACACATGTCAAGATTGAAAAAGAGGGGCAGCATATTGTTTTAATGGGTGTAGAAAACTGGGGCCTGGGATTCAAAACACAAGGTGATTTAAATAAGGCTTTGGAAGGGGTGGAATCCGATGATTTTAAAATCCTCCTTTCCCATGATCCTTCCCATTGGGAGGCGGAGGTCAAAAACCATGTGATGCCCATTCACTTGACCCTATCAGGACATACGCATGGGATGCAATTTGGGATAGAAACACCCCTATTTCGATGGAGTCCGGTACAGTACCGATACCCGAATTGGGCAGGACTTTCGGAATCTAAAGGACGATATCTTTATGTCAACAGAGGTTTTGGCTTCCATGCATTTTCAGGACGAGTAGGGATTTGGCCTGAGATTACGGTAATCGAATTAAGAAGGAAAGGCGAATGA
- a CDS encoding DUF4174 domain-containing protein: MSLIVVGIVWWMFGMVQSQDSVLLKDLQWKNRVVLYFPGEAATWEEPSNAQISALKERKVLYWVYGDVSISNAGKSLHPSEWERMKRAYVPKSNKDLWLLIGLDGGVKAVDQSNLDWSTIFKLIDGMPMRRSEIRNGS; the protein is encoded by the coding sequence ATGTCACTAATCGTTGTTGGAATAGTTTGGTGGATGTTTGGAATGGTACAATCACAAGATTCTGTCCTATTGAAGGATTTGCAGTGGAAGAATCGGGTGGTCTTATATTTTCCAGGAGAGGCGGCTACTTGGGAAGAACCATCAAACGCACAAATTTCTGCATTAAAGGAGCGAAAAGTTCTTTATTGGGTGTATGGGGATGTATCGATATCCAATGCTGGGAAATCCTTACATCCTAGTGAATGGGAACGAATGAAACGTGCATATGTACCAAAATCAAACAAAGATTTATGGCTGTTGATTGGCTTGGACGGAGGAGTAAAAGCCGTTGATCAGTCAAACTTAGACTGGTCTACTATTTTCAAGTTAATCGATGGGATGCCAATGAGAAGGTCAGAAATTCGAAATGGAAGCTAA
- a CDS encoding CBS domain-containing protein: MKTQVPIKNIMTTHVFSIQENGDLNEVINMFKKHKVRHVPVLRGMQLVGMISRTDINRLSFGALFENQSNADETVLEMLSIPEVMTSKLKVAHAEQSIQEVGQIFTTEKFHILPVVEDGNLVGIVSTTDIILYFLQNCHCE, translated from the coding sequence ATGAAAACCCAAGTCCCTATAAAAAACATCATGACTACCCATGTTTTTTCAATCCAAGAAAATGGAGATTTGAATGAGGTCATCAACATGTTTAAAAAACACAAAGTTAGGCATGTCCCTGTACTGAGAGGAATGCAACTGGTTGGAATGATCAGCCGTACTGATATCAATCGCTTAAGCTTTGGTGCCTTATTCGAAAACCAAAGCAATGCAGATGAGACGGTGCTAGAAATGTTATCCATACCTGAAGTGATGACTTCAAAGCTCAAGGTAGCCCATGCAGAACAAAGCATTCAGGAGGTTGGACAAATCTTTACCACGGAAAAATTTCATATTCTTCCAGTGGTGGAAGATGGAAATTTGGTAGGTATCGTATCGACTACGGATATTATTCTCTACTTTCTACAAAACTGTCACTGCGAATAG
- a CDS encoding SDR family NAD(P)-dependent oxidoreductase yields MKNLENKVAIITGASSGIGAAIAKLFAKEGAQVVVSDIVEDKGNVVVEAIREAGGQAIFVYADTSKPEDNEALVKAAVQEFGALHIAVNNAGIGGAAAMTGEYPLESWRQVIDINLSGVFYGMHFQIPEMLKTGGGSIINMASILGQVGFATAPAYVASKHGVVGLTKAAAVEYGPQNLRINSIGPAFIYTGLVNEETMGKETIDFLASKHALGRLGEAEEVAELALFLASDKSSFMTGGYYPVDGGYLAV; encoded by the coding sequence ATGAAAAATTTAGAAAATAAAGTAGCAATCATCACCGGAGCGAGTTCTGGCATTGGAGCAGCAATTGCCAAACTATTTGCAAAAGAAGGTGCCCAAGTGGTGGTCAGTGATATAGTGGAGGATAAAGGGAATGTAGTAGTGGAGGCTATTCGCGAGGCAGGAGGACAAGCGATTTTTGTCTATGCTGACACCTCCAAACCGGAAGATAATGAAGCCTTGGTAAAGGCTGCTGTTCAGGAATTTGGCGCCTTGCATATCGCGGTAAACAACGCAGGTATTGGAGGTGCTGCTGCCATGACAGGAGAATATCCACTAGAGTCTTGGCGGCAAGTGATTGATATCAATCTTTCCGGAGTATTCTATGGTATGCATTTTCAGATTCCTGAAATGCTGAAAACAGGAGGCGGCAGTATCATCAATATGGCTTCCATCTTAGGTCAGGTTGGATTTGCCACCGCTCCGGCCTATGTAGCCTCCAAGCATGGAGTAGTGGGCTTGACCAAGGCAGCAGCAGTGGAGTATGGTCCTCAAAACCTTCGGATCAATTCCATCGGACCTGCATTTATCTATACAGGCCTAGTCAATGAAGAAACGATGGGGAAAGAAACCATTGATTTTCTAGCTTCCAAGCATGCATTGGGCCGGTTAGGAGAAGCAGAAGAAGTTGCAGAGCTGGCTTTATTCCTTGCATCTGATAAATCATCCTTTATGACAGGCGGCTACTACCCGGTAGATGGGGGGTATTTGGCGGTGTAA